A genome region from Natranaeroarchaeum sulfidigenes includes the following:
- a CDS encoding winged helix-turn-helix domain-containing protein produces the protein MNDEWDEIGFVISSRYRVEVLRRLSEGPATPTQIASDSGAGIAHISRALSSLRERTLVDLLVSEDRKKGRVYGITEAGEEIWEQIQAENMVE, from the coding sequence ATGAACGATGAATGGGACGAGATCGGCTTCGTTATCAGCTCGCGGTATCGTGTGGAAGTACTTCGGAGATTGTCAGAGGGTCCGGCAACACCGACCCAGATAGCCAGCGACTCGGGGGCTGGGATTGCCCACATTTCACGGGCACTCAGCAGTTTGCGTGAGCGAACACTGGTGGATCTGCTCGTTTCGGAGGATCGGAAAAAGGGCCGTGTCTACGGGATTACGGAGGCCGGAGAAGAGATCTGGGAACAGATCCAGGCCGAGAATATGGTCGAGTGA
- a CDS encoding DUF1616 domain-containing protein, with product MSENRSAIQQARELVTAGSADATFVIGYVAVIGALLYVADISGVIRTILGLPILLVLPGYALVSLVFPGMADETQAGPEDETSSVGLVGTGVPGWYERLALAVAISVVLLPLFGLVLATTPLGFSTGPVLISLAGFIVIVMIGAVVRRVQLPEEERFVYPGASADTGLFPEDSPVDGVLNVVLLISVVVAMGTVAYGLAAPQPEVGSTGVQLLTETDDGELVAGEYPEAIPPGESAEMIVGVTSDGTESSTYTVVIEAQHVEEDGDELAVLEEAELGRVQLTPEPGERATQETTISPPMAGENIRLNYYLYEGDAPEDADSETADDHLWITVDGA from the coding sequence ATGAGTGAGAACAGATCAGCCATCCAGCAGGCCCGAGAGCTAGTTACCGCTGGCTCTGCAGATGCGACGTTCGTCATCGGCTACGTCGCCGTGATTGGGGCACTGCTTTACGTTGCCGACATCAGCGGAGTCATTCGAACCATCCTCGGACTTCCCATCCTCCTCGTCTTGCCAGGGTACGCGCTCGTCTCGCTCGTGTTTCCTGGAATGGCGGACGAAACACAGGCGGGACCTGAGGATGAAACGTCTTCGGTTGGACTGGTCGGGACCGGTGTCCCCGGGTGGTACGAGCGGCTTGCCCTGGCAGTCGCGATAAGCGTCGTACTCTTGCCGTTGTTCGGTCTCGTTCTGGCGACAACGCCATTGGGGTTCTCCACTGGACCGGTGCTGATCTCTCTCGCCGGGTTTATCGTCATCGTAATGATCGGCGCGGTCGTCCGGCGCGTCCAGCTCCCTGAAGAAGAACGGTTTGTGTATCCAGGCGCTTCAGCGGATACCGGATTGTTCCCGGAGGATAGCCCTGTCGACGGCGTTCTCAACGTCGTTCTTCTGATAAGCGTCGTCGTAGCGATGGGGACGGTCGCATACGGACTGGCCGCACCCCAGCCGGAAGTGGGCTCGACCGGGGTCCAGCTACTCACCGAAACCGACGACGGAGAGCTCGTCGCCGGAGAGTATCCGGAGGCAATCCCGCCCGGTGAGAGCGCCGAGATGATCGTCGGCGTCACCAGCGACGGCACGGAATCGTCGACGTACACGGTCGTCATCGAGGCCCAGCATGTCGAGGAGGACGGCGACGAGTTAGCCGTACTTGAAGAGGCCGAACTCGGTCGGGTACAGCTCACTCCGGAGCCTGGCGAGCGCGCGACACAGGAGACCACGATCTCGCCACCCATGGCGGGCGAGAACATCCGGCTCAACTACTACCTCTATGAAGGCGATGCACCAGAGGACGCCGATTCCGAGACAGCAGACGACCACCTCTGGATTACCGTCGACGGCGCGTAA
- a CDS encoding DUF7344 domain-containing protein, translating to MSRADRDELSQDVVFDLLSSPRRRFVLYYLNQVDEPVTIGDLADEVAAWENEVDVEELSSQQRKRVYVSLYQTHVPKMDDAGIIEYDSDSGDVVLSDQAVDISAYLSRDEEEQPWQQYYLAIAIVGGLFYGAVALGLIGGVSQFAAGLIIILAFAVTAIGHLITTQRRGDGLSSELIDKRK from the coding sequence ATGTCCAGAGCTGACCGTGACGAGTTGTCACAAGATGTAGTGTTTGATCTGCTGAGTAGTCCACGGCGTCGATTCGTGCTGTACTACCTGAACCAGGTCGATGAACCCGTAACTATCGGCGATCTCGCCGACGAGGTTGCGGCCTGGGAGAACGAGGTCGACGTCGAGGAGTTATCGAGCCAGCAGCGAAAGCGCGTCTACGTCTCCCTGTATCAGACACACGTTCCGAAGATGGATGATGCCGGGATCATCGAGTACGACTCCGATTCCGGAGACGTTGTGCTGTCCGATCAGGCCGTCGATATCAGCGCGTATCTATCGCGGGACGAGGAAGAACAACCGTGGCAACAGTACTATCTCGCGATTGCGATCGTCGGCGGCCTCTTTTACGGTGCGGTGGCACTGGGTCTCATCGGGGGGGTCTCGCAGTTCGCAGCCGGGCTGATCATCATTCTTGCGTTCGCAGTCACAGCGATTGGCCACCTGATCACCACACAGCGACGTGGGGACGGACTGTCCTCGGAACTGATCGACAAGCGGAAGTAG